A genomic window from Tolypothrix sp. PCC 7910 includes:
- a CDS encoding ATP-dependent 6-phosphofructokinase, which yields MGKSKRIGILTSGGDCSGLNAAIRSVVHCASGKGWEVLGIRQATVGLMARPPEYTKLEIEQVDPLLTAGGTMLGTTNKGDPFAFPMPDGSLCDRSEDIIAGYHQLGLDALIGIGGDGSLAILRRLAQQGGINLVGIPKTIDNDIGITEHAVGFDTAVNIATEALDRLHFTAASHSRVIILEVMGRDAGHIAIAAGIAGGADVILIPEIPYDMDQICYKIKHRQEQGKNYCLIIVSEAVRTQDGECVRLTNRAGESRYGGIGQYLADQISDRIGAETRVTVLGHLQRGGTASPLDRLVAAAFGVAAVNLIDEGKYDHMVAWQNRQVFTIPIAEAIAQYRAVNPEDTLVKTARGLGIYLGD from the coding sequence ATGGGGAAATCTAAGCGGATTGGCATTCTTACCAGTGGAGGAGATTGTTCTGGTTTGAATGCAGCGATCAGATCTGTAGTTCATTGTGCTTCGGGAAAAGGTTGGGAAGTATTGGGAATTCGCCAAGCAACTGTAGGATTGATGGCGCGTCCACCCGAATATACAAAACTAGAAATTGAGCAAGTTGACCCACTGTTAACTGCTGGTGGCACAATGTTAGGAACCACAAATAAAGGCGATCCATTTGCATTTCCGATGCCTGATGGTAGTTTATGCGATCGCTCCGAAGACATCATTGCAGGTTACCATCAACTCGGTTTAGATGCTTTGATTGGCATTGGTGGTGATGGTAGTTTGGCGATTCTGCGGCGTTTGGCACAACAAGGCGGGATTAATTTAGTTGGGATTCCCAAAACCATTGATAATGATATTGGCATTACCGAACACGCTGTAGGTTTTGATACAGCAGTAAATATTGCCACAGAAGCACTGGATAGATTGCATTTCACCGCCGCGTCTCACAGTCGAGTGATTATTTTAGAAGTAATGGGACGTGATGCTGGACACATTGCCATTGCTGCGGGAATTGCTGGGGGAGCAGATGTAATTTTAATTCCCGAAATTCCCTACGACATGGATCAGATTTGCTACAAAATTAAACACCGCCAAGAACAAGGCAAAAACTACTGTTTAATTATTGTTTCCGAAGCAGTTCGGACTCAAGATGGTGAATGTGTGAGACTGACCAATCGTGCCGGAGAATCTCGCTATGGTGGTATTGGTCAATACTTAGCCGATCAAATTAGCGATCGCATCGGTGCAGAAACACGCGTTACAGTTTTAGGACACCTTCAACGAGGAGGAACAGCTTCACCACTAGACCGCTTAGTAGCAGCAGCTTTTGGTGTAGCTGCGGTCAATCTCATCGATGAAGGTAAATACGATCACATGGTCGCCTGGCAAAATCGCCAAGTTTTTACTATCCCAATTGCGGAAGCGATCGCTCAATATCGCGCCGTCAATCCAGAAGATACTCTAGTAAAAACTGCACGTGGTTTAGGTATTTATTTGGGAGATTAA
- a CDS encoding 3' terminal RNA ribose 2'-O-methyltransferase Hen1 has product MLLTIATTHSPATELGFLLHKHPNRCQSFSLSFGEAHVFYPQAQPERCTAALLLDVDPVKLVRGKGARLEHYVSDRPYVASSFLSVAIAQVFSTALAGRCKDKPELAQTPIPLIAKISVLPCRGGESFLRELFEPLGYKVSAQGHSLDAEFPDWGASKYFTVELQHTLTLSDLLSHLYVLIPVLDDDKHYWVGDDEIEKLLRHGEGWLNQHPARSQITNRYLKRQQRLTREALAQLAEEDNPDPDSAEESHAEEEAAVEKPISLNQQRMNAVIAALKQNNAKRVIDLGCGQGNLLKLLLKDSYFAQITGLDVSYRSLEIAQERLDRLRLPRNQWQRLQLIQGALTYQDKRLKGYDAATVIEVIEHLDLPRLGAFERVLFEFAEVQTIIVTTPNIEYNVKFDNLPAGKLRHKDHRFEWTRLEFTTWAKQAAERFSYVVEFQAIGMADIEVGSPTQMAIFRRNS; this is encoded by the coding sequence ATGCTGCTAACGATCGCCACCACACATTCCCCAGCCACAGAGTTAGGCTTCTTACTGCATAAACATCCAAACCGTTGTCAGTCTTTTTCCCTGTCCTTTGGAGAGGCCCATGTTTTCTACCCTCAAGCGCAGCCAGAACGCTGTACAGCAGCGTTGCTTTTGGATGTCGATCCGGTGAAGTTAGTGCGGGGTAAGGGTGCTAGGCTAGAGCACTATGTGAGCGATCGCCCTTATGTTGCTTCTTCGTTTTTAAGTGTGGCGATCGCGCAAGTATTTAGCACGGCTTTAGCAGGTCGTTGTAAAGATAAACCCGAATTAGCGCAAACTCCCATTCCTCTAATTGCCAAAATATCTGTCTTACCTTGTCGCGGTGGTGAAAGTTTTTTGCGAGAACTGTTTGAGCCATTAGGCTACAAAGTTAGTGCCCAAGGACACAGCTTAGATGCGGAATTTCCTGATTGGGGAGCCAGCAAATATTTTACGGTCGAACTACAGCACACCCTGACTTTGAGCGATTTATTGAGTCATCTATATGTGTTAATTCCTGTATTGGATGACGATAAACACTACTGGGTAGGCGATGACGAAATTGAAAAATTACTGCGTCATGGTGAAGGCTGGTTAAATCAACATCCAGCGCGATCGCAAATTACTAATCGTTACCTCAAACGCCAGCAACGGTTAACTCGCGAAGCTTTAGCGCAATTAGCGGAAGAAGACAATCCTGACCCCGATAGCGCGGAAGAAAGCCATGCTGAGGAAGAAGCAGCGGTAGAAAAGCCCATTAGCTTAAATCAGCAGCGGATGAATGCGGTGATTGCAGCTTTAAAGCAAAATAATGCCAAGCGAGTAATTGATTTAGGTTGCGGACAAGGAAATTTGCTCAAATTATTACTTAAAGATAGTTATTTTGCACAAATTACAGGTTTAGATGTTTCCTATAGGTCTTTAGAAATTGCTCAAGAAAGATTAGACCGCCTACGCTTACCTCGCAATCAATGGCAACGTTTACAACTAATTCAAGGCGCACTTACCTATCAAGATAAACGCCTCAAAGGGTATGATGCAGCGACAGTAATTGAAGTAATTGAACATCTCGATTTACCTCGATTAGGAGCATTTGAGCGAGTTTTATTTGAGTTTGCAGAAGTGCAAACAATTATAGTAACAACACCAAATATTGAGTATAACGTTAAGTTTGATAACCTCCCCGCTGGCAAATTGCGGCATAAAGACCATCGCTTTGAATGGACAAGGTTGGAATTTACAACCTGGGCAAAGCAAGCAGCAGAAAGGTTTAGCTATGTTGTGGAATTTCAAGCGATAGGAATGGCAGATATAGAGGTTGGTTCGCCTACACAAATGGCAATATTTCGACGTAATTCGTAG